The nucleotide sequence AGTGGACTAGCAGTTTGGGCGCTCCCTTCCTTTGCAGCGTGTTAATGATGGCATAGATCAATCCCAGGATGCACAGCACAAGGACCAGGGGCACTGTCACCATGATGATGTTCATAGTGCGCGTCTCGCTCTCGTCGATTTTCAGCACCACGTCCACTTCGTTCGTCTCCTCCTCCCTGGCATCATTGTAGTCCACGTCGTTGGTGTGGTCCAGATCCTTGTCTTTGTCCTTGTCCCGGCCCGCGTCGGGGTTGAAGGGAGGGCGGTCCGAGTCTGGGACCTTGCGGCCGGCGTCTCCATCCGCGTCTCTGTCTGGGTCCAGGTCGACGCTGCAGCCCATGAAGTCCCTCAGAATGGACTTCGGGTAGCCCGGTTCACTCTTCATCCGGTGGTTGTCAAACTTCCAGTATTTGGATCCCTTGTAGAAGTATGTATACGCTGGGAGGGGAAGATGGGGGAGTTACAGATCCAAAATACAGAACAATGTTGTGATGATGAAATGCTTATCCAAGGCACTGAGTGAAAAAGTAAATACTGTTTGGTTTCAGGGAAAAGCAGGACACCCAAAACCTCTTATCTATTTCTTCATCCTTTTGAGATGATGTCACTTTCTTTACTCCTCAGCTCTAATTCCCCAAgccccctccccctgtctcttctctccatctcactctctttccctttctttccATCGCCCCgcccttttcctccctctcttcaacTCTCgtatattctctctctctctctctctctctctctctctctctttccctctcttggATTGCCTTGGCCCTGCCTTCTTGTTTCTGAGAGTGTTCATTAGTGTCATTTCTCTGGCCACCCTGCCCCACCCCCTCACCTCCGTCATCGCTGAGGAAGGCTCCCTTGGGAGAGGATGGGACCGAAGAGCCCCACACACTGATTGGTTTAGGGTAGTCCTTGTCGACCGCACGGGACTGTTCGTTAAAGCGCCAGTACCTAGACAAGATGAAGGACAGAATAACAGCACGTTAAACCACTACACAGGGCTCCATACTGCACTGGTCTCCTAAGCATGACCAGCTAGTGCAAAGGAGATTACATCACGTCCTCACGCCAGGAGATTACATAATCCGGCAAAAAACCTACTCCGGAACAATGGCAGAACAGCGGTAACTCATCTGCAGAGTGGAAAAAACGGTAATGAAATAGTCCTCGGTTACAGGGGCGAGGGTCATTCTCACCGGTCTTCTTTGAAGAAGTATGTGAAACCAGACGGCTCCCACCAGATGGCCGTTTCAATCCGGTCATAGGGGATGTCTCTGCCGTAGTCTGTCAGCTCCTGAGGGTACCCGGGTTCCAGGTTGGCCTCCCTGAACAACCAGTACTTCTCCCCTGCGGGCAGAAGGGGGGTGGGGGATCACAGATCCAGATGATGAGGGGAAACTGACATTATATATTAGGGTGGGTCGTTCAGAATAGCACGGATTGTGGGGAgcaaaggagagaaagggattCAGGGTTAATGAGGTTTTGCGAAGCCAGACTGTAACAGCGGAAACTGTTAACCCATCACCGACTTGTTTATGTCCTGGCTGGCACGTGCCAATAACTGCGATTAAAGGGAAGAATAGTCTTCATGCATTGCTAGGGTTTAAATTAGATTGGATTAACGGCGGGACAAATTTGAGGACATGGCAAAtctttaatttctttctttgttttgtttcatttcggTATATTGATTTACAGTACTTTAGACAAAGAGGACCCATGCACATGCCCAGGGTTTTATTCTCCTGGTCCAGTTTTCATTGAAAAAGAAACCTTTGCCGTCAGCATCTGGAGACAAATGGCTGACGCAACGCTCTCATTCACATCTGGCAGATGTCGCAGGCAAACTTCTTGGTCCCTTCATTTTCTTTCCTCCTATGGCTGTCATCCAAATGTCAGAAGGGCTTGCCAATGACATCATTTGCCCTGAAGACTTACTTTAGAGAGTGCCAGCTGTCTGAAAGAACTACGGCTCATATTTCACCCCAAAAAGCGGTTTCACTATCTTTATCTGTCTTTCAATGTTTCTGGTTAACTTCCTGGAACAAAGAGATGCCAGACGGATTTATAATCAACTCTACTGAGAAATCATATTGGCTACGTTTTcctaaagttattattattaaatgtgtGGTTAACAGATGAGGAGGTGGGGGTAAAACCACTTTTTCTGTCAACCTAATGAGGAGAAATGTTCTAAATGAAAGTTAAAACCTAAAGTGTTTTGGGGGCCAGAGACGGTTACTAGGGCAACGGTGCAGGGAAGAAAGCCTTAGCTGTCATAGAAGGAGCCACTAAGGAGATCTCATGTCTAGCCCAATCAGGTTGTATTTCTGCTCAAAATCCTAAAGAGAACTCGGGTTCTCCCTCCTGAACTTGACATTTGTCATTGTATTTTCTGTCaaaactgaaagagaaactcTTTTATTAATTGCAGTTTGTAATACAGTGGCTTTTGAAATTATTCCAacctcttcactttctccacactttGTTGTGTTATATACTGAATTAATAATTTATAAAGAACAATGTTTGCCCTTAATCTAAATAGAATATCCCATAATTAAActgcaaatacatttatgaaaTCTTTACCAATTCATTGACAATAAAACACTGAACTCTCATGTACATACGTATTCAGAACATTTGCTATGGCACTCCAAATAGAGCTCAGATGCATCATGTGTCCTTTGTGTAATTCTTAATGTCCCTAGAacttgaatggagtccacctgtggcaaattcaattgacaTAAATTCCCCCATTTCTCTCCATAGAAATATATTCTAAAGCGTTGAAAGTTCCTAGGAGCAAAGTGGGCTCCATTATTTTTGAAATGACTAAGTAACCAAGAATGGCCTTTGTCCGGAAGGTTACCAAGAACCCGATGGCAACTCTAACTGGGCTTCAGAGTTACCCTGCAGAGATCAGAGAACTAaaaagacaaccatctctgcagcactccatcaatcagaccTTTATTGTtgagtggctagatggaagtCTTAAATCAGAGACCATGATTCCAAGATTCTCTGGTCAGACCAAAAATTTACAATTTGGTCAGAATGCCAAGAACTACTGTACATCTGGCAAAAAGAGGTTatcgctcatcacctggctaatgcCACTCCTACACCAGAGCACAATAATGGGATTATCATGctatcggggggggggggggttctcagCTGCAAGGACTGGGGGAAttggcaaataaaaaaatatatatataaaaagaaaaaaaactgtttgagGTATTATAAGTAGATTAActggaaaaaaatacatgtaatcCATTTAATGCAGTCTACAAACCAAATGTGTGGAACAAAGGGGTTGGAATACTTTCCGAAGCCATAGTGTACTATCAGGAGTTGTTTTGGGCCCTATGCTTAAGTGACTGTGGACATGAAGGAGTCAGCATTTTCTTCATAAAGTcttcatgtgaaattagcaatATTTACTCACATACTCAAGGATGATTCAACTTTTATAAGGAAAATACTAATGTGCTTTGGGGTTTCATCTCCAAGGCACACAAGCATAAAAAGATATTTCACAGAGGACTGAAACATTGTTTGTGAATCTACTTTAGAGTCAGCTGTTAAGCTTTATTAACTATGATTACAAAAGagacatgttgtgtttgaatgttgccatttcaacacatttacaaacactGTTCAAGTATTCTGATTCTGAGTATTTAACTATTTATTTACTGTTAAACTCAAGTTAAAATGACTGTTTTCTGTTTAACCCTAGTTCAAATTGCTGATTGTTTTCTGATTAACCCTAGTTCAAATTACTGATTGTTTTCTGTTTAACCCTAGTTCAAATTACTGATTGTTTTCTGTTTATCCCTAGTTCAAATTACTGATTGTTTTCTGTTTATCCCTAGTTCAAATTACTGACTGATTTTGTGAGTGTGCATTGCGCTACCATGACAAAAAGCAAATACCTTTAAAGAAGACAAATTTCCCATCATGCCTCTCGTAGGCTGCGTCAATGTCTCCGGGCAGACCCCTCCAGAAGTGACCAATGGGCATTGGGTAGTTGTCCAGAACCCTGTTTCTTCGTACCCGCCAGAACCAGCGACCCTGTCAGACGAGGGAGGAGAGTCGGTTAGTGGGCACTGCAAGCCATCTGCTcaacctgacctctgaccttcaaTCCTGCCTGTCTATGACATGGTTTTCTGGAGCTCCAGACCAAGCTGGAGGCTCCTCCCCTACACGCTAGATATGGACCAGACGCAGGAGCTCAGCAGTACCATCATGCAATCAAAGCCATAtgggagagaggaacagaaagtACCGAACATGATAGGCCATGTGCATGATATTTCCTGAACATCCACTGTCTCTCAGGGTCTATGCAGCGCATTGCCTGGAGAAGGAAGTGCTCCGAGCCTCGCTCAACATGGTGGATCGATGAACAGGATCCATTTTTTAACAACAATAGTGTACATACATATCCGTGCACACGTGCACtctttctccgtctctctctctgctcgtCCTCAGTAAGTCTCTATAGTCACATGGTTTGGTGGGCGTCCGAGCTTGCCCTTCACATTCCCTCCATCCCGTTGGCTCAGGCCCAGACCTTGAGATTACTCCAGACCTGTCCAATATCCAAACCAAACCCAGGAACTCAGCCAAGGGCCTCTAAATTTAAACCGCCTGTTCTGACACCCAGCCCCGCCTTCATCTCTACATCCAGTAAGCCTtctccatgccccccccccacactatCATTTCTCCACCATGGCACTCTCTGCAATGTCTAAAAGAGAGGGCAAGGTACGGTCgaaaaggaacagaaaaggCCGGTGCACGTTAAGTTTCTGTTTAACAGGTGTGGGGAAACATGTTAGCTCCTTCTGTCACCTGACTTCCACACGGGCTCTGTAACAGCAAACCGTGCCCGAATGCCGTGGGGAGAAACCGTCTGCTGCCGGGCGACTGAGCTCCAAACGTGCCCGAATGCCTGCATTACATGACAAGCTAACCAGAACGAACTACGAAATAACAAGGGCAATGCGGGAAGGCTATTAATACGCTGGACTGCAGCTATGAGCATATCGCATGTCCCATTACTGTAAGAACTGGTTCAGGCTTGCTACATTTTGCACCAGGAGACTTTTTATGAGTTTCAGAAAGTACTGTTAAACTGGTCTGTTTATGTTCAGtcagcaaaaaaatacatatgaaacagtaaaaaaaacagtagAAACCACCCTCTTGGTAAAAGAAGTGGGCCTAGCCAGGAGTGTTTctcacatacacctcacagacACTCCCTCGCAGAGGCAGAACGCTACGATCTGCAAGCTCATTCATTAGAAGTAAGTCAATAGCATTGGCAGTCAGCATTAGTGCTAAAAGCTAAGAGTTGCATCTTCCTGGCAGCAGCCCTTGTGTCTATGTCCTTCAAGCAGGGAGCGCAGACCTGCTAGTGTACAGAGTATCATTTAAAGCAGACCAGCCCCTGCATTCAATCTAATTGTATCTTctgtggacaaggacaggcagGAGGAAAATATAACGTGGTACAATAACACACCcaaacaacaccaccacccctgTGGAGCGTCACTGGCGCAAAATGGAAAAAAGAACACCCGATATTACAAGCACTGCTCAATGTCGGAGACAGTCTGTGCCTGACGGTACCTAAAAATAGTCAGAGGGCATTATTGGGAGATTGTGAAACTACAGTACGTGTGCTTTGACTAAGGCCAGATGACAGGACAGTGGTGCACAATTGAAGGTGTTTCATATCGTCACATCCCTTCACTGTCATGCGGCTTGTAAAGTAGTTAACATGCCTtgcctctcccacacacacacacacacacacacacacacccacacacacacacacaactggaaCCAAAGACCTATGAACTAGTCATCGTTGTATATGGCAGTTCACAAAGACAATACTCTTCATTGAGATATGTGCAAAAAACAAGAGGTGCTGATGTTGTGGGAACGTTGTCTTTTTCCTCACTACACAGGAGAGATGAACACAGTAACCGAAGCATTAAGTGATCAACGGCTGTAGGTAAACGGTCTAACGAATGGTTCAAAAGAGAGCCAAGTCCACAGGCTTGAACCGGTTCGAGCACCTGAGATCCAGCATGCTGGTCCTCTTTACTGGCCTCAATATCATAAAAGAGAATGGCTCTGGGGTTTAACAATCTGCTTAGGGCCTGACTGAAACCAGGCCCTTATCTGCCTGCCCCTAAGCCTCTCCAGATGCTCCTAACTTGAGGAGAGTGGAGGCTCTTTTCAGTGAGAGACAAACATGCTTATCACTCCCACTAGCTGCAATACCACCATCCTTTGTTCAAATGATCTACCAGGTCAGGCAGATGTCCAACATAAATTGTCCCTAGCGGCTGCACCGAGACTGAATCATCTTCTCACGCAGCGCTCAGGTGGGGGTGGAGTTTGCGAGGGGTGAGGTCCTCACCTTGAACACGAACATCTCTCCCCTGAGCATGGTGACTGTGTCGAAGTTGCCCTCGCAGATGTTGGGGCCGTAGTGGTCCGGTCGGTCAGTCGTGCGGGGCTTGTCGGGCCTCCGGGGCGGGGCATTGGGTGGGATGTTGGGGGGAGCTCTTGGGGGTGTTTTGGGGGGCGAGTTTGGAGGCGAGTTGGGGGGCGAGTTGGGGGGCGAGTTGGGGGGCGAGTTGGGGGGCGAGTTGGGGGGCGAGTTGGGGGGCTTGGGGTTTGGCTGGGCCGGCCGGCGGGGAGTGACAGTAGGGAGAGCTTGGGTGGGTGTACCGTCGGGCTGACCTGCAGAAAAAATTTAAGATAAGACCACAGTTAAAGCCATGAAAATAGAAGCCATTATAAGCTTTTCTAACTCAAAAGATCCTAAAAGGAAATCAAAGGCTCAGAGATTTGTCCTCCAACTGATCTCATAATTGGTAGCTGGTTGTGTCCTGGTTTTTACTAAGCTAGATAAGTAGAAATGTGAGTCAGGAGACTGATTTTCCACTTAAGGCTTGGTGTGGGCGAGAGGCACATAGAATGGAAACACAGACCTCAAACTACTCCAATCATGGGTCTAATCAGTGGGGTTCCCAAGACTGGAACCCCCAGTCGtacacagtaaacagaaaacCAAAGCTCTTATAGCCAACAGATTCTGGTCTAGCCCTATACACCAACAGATTCTGGTCTAGCCCTATACGCCAACAGATTCTGGTCTAGCCCTATACAACAACAGATTCTCATGCAGAGGGCCAACTCACCATAGATCTGTTGGATTCCTCTGAGGTCATCCTCTGGTAGTTGAAAATCGTCAGTTTCCATCCACTGGTAGAAGGGAGCCATGATGGCCATTGGGTTATTTGAGTGCTCCAAACCCAGGGCATGGCCCAGTTCGTGTACCGCAACAAGAAACAGATCATTGCCTAGAGTGAGCGagagaagtgagggagagagagagagagagccaagAAGACAGAAGGATATTCATTGCCACATTCATGTTGCTGAAGAAGTACACGCACATGCTCAACTGAACCCAGAAATAGAGAGGTTCTCTTGTGTAACACCACTGAGTCCTGTGCAGTGACCTGAGCTGCGGCTAGAAGCAGGAAGTGTTAACAGAGTTATGGGGGTCACCAAGGGGGGAAGGTAGAAAACGAGCGCAAACAGAACCTTCAGGCAGCACCTCACACAACGTGTCTCCATTCATATCTGCTCTCCACGTGCAACACTGTGTGCTCATTCAGAAGCCAGTACACTTCATCAATTCATTCTACCGACATGTGACTCAAAAAGCTACTGAAAACATGACAAGGTATGAAGTCTGGTACTTAATGTTACAGCTAGTACTTAGTCGTGAGGCCTtgtgacaaaataaaaagcagACATTTATTGTACATAGCTTCCAAATGGCAGCTATATTTAACGCTGCAGTATGTTTTGCAACTAGAGTTGACCCAGAATGCTGGGTCTGGGGTTGGACATGTAACTGGGGGGAAGTCAAGGAGTTTCCTTGCTCATTGTTCTCCAGAGCCAGTCAAGCAGGGACAACAGTTACGTCATTCTAATTGATGAGACTGCATGGGGATGGCTATGAGCCTGCTCTGTCAGTAGGTTCCTTGCGTAGAGAAGGATAGAGGCATCTACTGGCCCAAAATCTGCTTTAGCGTGGACATCGGCATGTAGGGCTTCCACAGTTATAATCTAGTCTAATGTGGTGCTATTGGTGGTCTGTGTAATGTATTCTCATAAGCATCAAGATGTAAACTCCTCTACCCCAATGAAAGCCTGCGGTTTGTCCCAGTAGGGCTGGTATTGAAGTATCGTCACAGCAACAAGAGAACACATCTGCGACACAGTGACCACCATGTCAACCGCCTTCCACAAAGAACATCCTGTGGACTATCGCAAAAAGAAGTGCATGGAAATGGCCTTGAATGTAATTGACCTCTTATATAGCTTTGCCTCTGAAGTAGGTTCCGAATTATGGCATGGTACTTTCCCAGTGAATGACACATTATTCCCTTGAATTGACCTTTGATCTGATCTGTGGGACATCTTTTTCTGAACTGAAGGCTGAGGGTGCTA is from Esox lucius isolate fEsoLuc1 chromosome 2, fEsoLuc1.pri, whole genome shotgun sequence and encodes:
- the mmp15b gene encoding matrix metalloproteinase-15 — its product is MASLWESWIWLLWRRTLIPFLLVLWVSCFGIQGGDDDAFNAESWLRMYGYLPQASRQMSTMRSAQILSNAISDMQRFYGLEVTGVMDPGTLIAMRRPRCGVPDKFGGEIKINVRRKRYALTGHKWNKSHLTYSIQNYTPKIGEYNSYEAIRRAFGVWQKVTPLTFDEIPYQEIKYGRRKEPDIMIFFASGFHGDSSPFDGEGGFLAHAYFPGPGMGGDTHFDSDEPWTLGNVNLQGNDLFLVAVHELGHALGLEHSNNPMAIMAPFYQWMETDDFQLPEDDLRGIQQIYGQPDGTPTQALPTVTPRRPAQPNPKPPNSPPNSPPNSPPNSPPNSPPNSPDKPRTTDRPDHYGPNICEGNFDTVTMLRGEMFVFKGRWFWRVRRNRVLDNYPMPIGHFWRGLPGDIDAAYERHDGKFVFFKGEKYWLFREANLEPGYPQELTDYGRDIPYDRIETAIWWEPSGFTYFFKEDRYWRFNEQSRAVDKDYPKPISVWGSSVPSSPKGAFLSDDGAYTYFYKGSKYWKFDNHRMKSEPGYPKSILRDFMGCSVDLDPDRDADGDAGRKVPDSDRPPFNPDAGRDKDKDKDLDHTNDVDYNDAREEETNEVDVVLKIDESETRTMNIIMVTVPLVLVLCILGLIYAIINTLQRKGAPKLLVHCKRSLQDWV